From one Halosimplex rubrum genomic stretch:
- a CDS encoding bacteriohemerythrin, whose translation MQAGSDERFADWDDERYSTHIERFDEQHKRLFGLLNDLHTAMEEGHSEAEIGDILRELERYTEYHFGDEEEFMQDCGYAMDCADCFYDHREMHEEFAARVAEFREKHENGEYVTMEVLTFLRDWLDAHIAALDEDQNYADYFESEVADGYEYSPGALRQERGSAAADRSTGEPTTDHTEPTADVSPAGPVADGGPLDVPDGSVADWFELVVAAHGDRPAALVPTAEGYDERTFEDLAVRARGVAAGLLESGLAPGDRVAVAAASSYEWSVVDLACQFAGLVSVPLYPSFTAEQTRRAVDRIDLSGLVAGDGVVDAELSGVDVRFDIDALPTARPDELPGLEADGRDVATVVFDPAATDPTGRALTHRALLAGAATLETDLPLDPGATGTCFLPLAHAYQRVATYYLWSTGGAVAYAGSDGFVDSLAAASPSVLVGAPAVYQRLYGALQDRIGSMNWMKRKVAGRVASYGRDRLDGGGTPLKYAAADRLVYGPLREAFGLADLEYALCGTGRLDAHLLYLFAGVGVPVRNLYGTVGTAGVGALAAPETSVDGAAGRPTSGIEIANTDDGELLVRGPTVTIGRNGGGQPANRERDRWYPTGTDGHVEPDGTVFVE comes from the coding sequence ATGCAAGCGGGCTCGGACGAGCGGTTCGCCGACTGGGACGACGAGCGCTACAGCACGCACATCGAGCGGTTCGACGAGCAACACAAGCGCCTGTTCGGACTGCTCAACGACCTCCACACGGCCATGGAGGAGGGCCACTCCGAGGCGGAGATCGGCGACATCCTCCGGGAACTCGAACGCTACACGGAGTACCACTTCGGCGACGAGGAGGAGTTCATGCAGGACTGCGGGTACGCGATGGACTGCGCCGACTGCTTCTACGACCACCGCGAGATGCACGAGGAGTTCGCCGCCAGGGTCGCCGAGTTCCGCGAGAAACACGAGAACGGCGAGTACGTCACGATGGAGGTGCTGACGTTCCTCCGCGACTGGCTCGACGCCCACATCGCCGCCCTCGACGAGGACCAGAACTACGCCGACTACTTCGAGTCGGAGGTCGCCGACGGCTACGAGTACAGCCCCGGCGCGCTCCGACAGGAACGGGGCTCCGCGGCGGCCGACCGGTCGACCGGGGAACCCACCACCGACCACACCGAACCCACCGCGGACGTCTCGCCCGCGGGCCCGGTCGCCGACGGCGGGCCCCTCGACGTACCCGACGGGTCCGTCGCAGACTGGTTCGAGTTGGTCGTGGCGGCCCACGGCGACCGCCCGGCCGCGCTCGTCCCGACGGCCGAGGGGTACGACGAGCGGACGTTCGAGGACCTCGCCGTGCGCGCCCGCGGCGTCGCCGCGGGTCTGCTGGAATCGGGGCTCGCACCGGGCGACCGGGTCGCCGTCGCGGCGGCGTCCAGCTACGAGTGGTCGGTCGTCGACCTCGCCTGCCAGTTCGCCGGCCTCGTCTCGGTTCCGCTGTACCCCTCGTTCACCGCCGAGCAGACCCGTCGGGCCGTCGACCGCATCGACCTGTCGGGCCTCGTGGCGGGGGACGGAGTCGTCGACGCGGAGCTGTCCGGCGTGGACGTTCGGTTCGATATCGACGCCCTCCCGACCGCACGACCGGACGAACTGCCGGGGCTCGAAGCCGACGGGCGCGACGTGGCGACCGTCGTGTTCGACCCCGCCGCGACGGACCCCACGGGGCGCGCGCTCACCCACCGCGCGCTCCTCGCCGGGGCGGCGACGCTGGAGACGGACTTGCCGCTCGACCCCGGCGCGACCGGCACGTGTTTCCTCCCGCTCGCGCACGCCTACCAGCGCGTCGCGACGTACTACCTCTGGTCGACGGGCGGGGCCGTCGCCTACGCCGGGTCCGACGGGTTCGTCGATAGCCTCGCGGCCGCCAGCCCGTCGGTCCTCGTCGGCGCTCCGGCGGTCTACCAGCGGCTCTACGGCGCCCTGCAGGACCGCATCGGGTCGATGAACTGGATGAAGCGGAAGGTCGCCGGCCGCGTCGCGTCGTACGGCCGCGACCGGCTCGACGGCGGCGGGACGCCGCTGAAGTACGCCGCCGCCGACCGGCTCGTCTACGGGCCGCTCCGCGAGGCGTTCGGGCTCGCGGACCTGGAGTACGCCCTCTGTGGGACCGGCCGACTGGACGCCCACCTCCTGTACCTGTTCGCGGGGGTCGGCGTCCCGGTCCGGAACCTCTACGGAACGGTCGGGACCGCCGGCGTCGGCGCGCTGGCCGCTCCCGAAACCTCGGTCGACGGCGCGGCCGGGCGTCCGACGAGCGGGATCGAGATCGCCAACACCGACGACGGGGAACTGCTGGTCCGCGGCCCGACCGTCACGATCGGGCGGAACGGGGGCGGACAGCCGGCGAACCGGGAGCGCGACCGGTGGTACCCGACCGGGACCGACGGACACGTCGAGCCCGACGGGACCGTCTTCGTCGAGTGA
- a CDS encoding pyridoxamine 5'-phosphate oxidase family protein translates to MNRLSDDEVTELLARNGVGVIAFRGAEAPYPIPVAFGYDPDADVLAVQLEGDESSRKYRSLDRTRAVGFTVYEHDESERVWRSVVAIGRLVETTYDDAEPAFAALARNSRSAPNPVRWSDAGDVTPFELAVDRWDGRAFGV, encoded by the coding sequence ATGAACCGCCTCAGCGACGACGAAGTCACCGAACTGCTCGCCCGCAACGGCGTCGGCGTGATCGCGTTCCGCGGCGCCGAAGCGCCGTACCCGATCCCGGTCGCGTTCGGCTACGACCCCGACGCCGACGTGCTCGCCGTGCAGCTCGAAGGCGACGAGTCGAGCCGCAAGTACCGCAGTCTGGACCGGACGCGGGCCGTCGGCTTCACCGTCTACGAACACGACGAGAGCGAGCGGGTCTGGCGCAGCGTCGTCGCGATCGGCCGCCTGGTGGAGACGACCTACGACGACGCCGAACCGGCGTTCGCCGCGCTCGCGCGGAACAGCCGGTCGGCGCCCAACCCCGTCCGGTGGAGCGACGCGGGCGACGTGACACCGTTCGAACTCGCGGTCGACCGGTGGGACGGCCGCGCCTTCGGGGTCTGA